In one window of Pseudomonas sp. IAC-BECa141 DNA:
- a CDS encoding LysR family transcriptional regulator, which translates to MAAYNLRQLKYFITTVECGSVAEASRKLYIAQPAISTAIKGLEDSFGVQLLIRHHAQGVSLTPSGARFFRKAQELLRMAKEFEQNALADNDVVAGQIDIGCFETVAPLYLPQLIAGFSALYPGVKIRIRDGEQQELVQGLTSGTFDLAILYKHDLDATIETEPLMPAQRPYALLPADHRFAQLKQVSLRDLCLEPMILLDVQPSRTYFVSLFEELGLSPRIEFSSPSIEMVRGMVGQGFGFSILVTRPHSECTYDGKKVVCVDIVEDVTGSGLVAAWLKRGQLTKPAQLFADYCREQLTAKAGR; encoded by the coding sequence CAGCGTCGCCGAAGCGTCGCGCAAGCTGTACATCGCGCAACCGGCGATTTCCACGGCAATCAAGGGGCTGGAAGACAGCTTCGGCGTGCAACTGCTGATCCGCCATCACGCTCAGGGCGTGTCTCTGACACCGAGCGGCGCGCGTTTTTTCCGCAAGGCCCAGGAACTGCTGCGCATGGCCAAGGAGTTCGAACAGAACGCCCTCGCCGACAACGATGTGGTGGCCGGGCAGATCGATATCGGCTGTTTTGAAACGGTGGCGCCGCTGTATTTGCCGCAACTGATTGCCGGCTTCTCGGCGCTCTATCCGGGGGTGAAAATCCGCATCCGCGACGGCGAACAACAGGAACTGGTGCAGGGCCTGACCTCGGGCACCTTCGACCTGGCAATCCTGTACAAGCACGACCTCGACGCCACCATCGAAACCGAGCCCTTGATGCCGGCCCAGCGGCCTTACGCGCTGCTTCCGGCAGATCACCGCTTCGCCCAGCTCAAGCAGGTTTCGCTGCGGGACTTGTGCCTGGAACCGATGATCCTGCTCGACGTACAACCGAGCCGCACCTACTTCGTCAGCCTGTTCGAAGAACTAGGCCTGTCGCCACGCATCGAGTTCAGCTCGCCCTCGATCGAAATGGTGCGCGGCATGGTCGGCCAGGGCTTCGGCTTCTCGATCCTGGTCACCCGCCCACATTCGGAATGCACCTACGACGGCAAGAAAGTCGTGTGCGTCGACATCGTCGAAGACGTCACCGGTTCAGGCCTCGTGGCCGCGTGGCTCAAGCGCGGACAACTGACCAAACCGGCGCAGTTGTTTGCCGATTATTGTCGGGAGCAGCTGACGGCGAAGGCTGGTCGCTGA